In Pseudomonas sp. PDM14, a genomic segment contains:
- the glyQ gene encoding glycine--tRNA ligase subunit alpha, with protein sequence MSQTTPDVSTFQGLILALQSYWAEQGCVILQPYDMEMGAGTFHTATFLRAIGPETWNAAYVQPSRRPADGRYGENPNRLQHYYQFQVVLKPNPDNIQDLYLESLRRIGVDTLVHDIRFVEDNWESPTLGAWGLGWEVWLNGMEVTQFTYFQQVGGVECYPVTGEITYGLERLAMYLQGVDSVYDLVYSDGPFGKVTYGDVFHQNEVEQSTFNFEHANVDKLFDLFDFYESEANRLMELKLPLPAYEMVIKASHSFNLLDARRAISVTARQQYILRVRTLSRSIAQSYLLARAKLGFPMATPELRDEVLAQLKEAE encoded by the coding sequence GTGAGCCAGACAACGCCCGACGTAAGCACCTTCCAAGGTCTGATCCTTGCCCTGCAAAGCTACTGGGCCGAACAGGGTTGCGTGATCCTGCAGCCCTACGACATGGAAATGGGTGCAGGTACCTTCCACACCGCCACCTTCCTGCGCGCCATCGGCCCGGAAACCTGGAACGCTGCCTACGTGCAGCCCTCGCGGCGCCCGGCTGACGGCCGCTACGGCGAGAACCCCAACCGCCTGCAGCATTACTACCAGTTCCAGGTGGTGCTCAAGCCGAACCCGGACAACATTCAGGACCTGTACCTGGAGTCGCTGCGCCGCATCGGCGTCGACACCCTGGTGCACGACATCCGCTTCGTCGAAGACAACTGGGAATCGCCAACCCTCGGCGCCTGGGGTCTGGGCTGGGAAGTCTGGCTCAACGGCATGGAAGTCACCCAGTTCACCTACTTCCAGCAGGTCGGTGGCGTCGAGTGCTACCCGGTCACCGGCGAGATCACCTACGGCCTTGAGCGCCTGGCCATGTACCTGCAGGGCGTCGACTCGGTGTATGACTTGGTCTACTCCGACGGCCCGTTCGGCAAGGTCACCTACGGCGACGTGTTCCACCAGAACGAAGTGGAGCAGTCCACCTTCAACTTCGAGCACGCCAACGTCGACAAGCTGTTCGACCTGTTCGACTTCTACGAGTCCGAGGCCAACCGCCTGATGGAGCTGAAGCTGCCGCTGCCAGCCTATGAAATGGTGATCAAGGCCTCGCACAGCTTCAACCTGCTCGATGCCCGCCGCGCGATCTCGGTGACCGCGCGCCAGCAGTACATCCTGCGCGTGCGCACGCTGTCGCGCAGCATCGCCCAGAGCTACCTGCTGGCCCGCGCCAAGCTCGGCTTCCCGATGGCCACGCCGGAGTTGCGTGATGAAGTGCTGGCTCAGTTGAAGGAGGCCGAATAA
- a CDS encoding class I SAM-dependent methyltransferase gives MSVEPLPSAATAARDEFLALLEISVVQNTLVKLLLSKYQGEEAELQRLTIRPVTVKGQACLSFVSTYKTRDLTKNLPVAEALAHIASLLPAAFKNAHLLSLTEDVQLTFGKKDKARLFVGKATEREAPAAGHDREKKRFLELSRPFLSDLGVTTAKHELVPAMARKWKQINKFIEVFSHALSHSPLQQRDPQLPIHAVDFGSGKGYLTFAMHDYLRNSLGLQGQVTGVELREDMVRLGNTAAARLEQPGLRFEHGDVRTYTPAAIDVMIALHACDVATDYALHLGIRSGAAIIMCSPCCHKQIRPQMHTPAMLKPMLQYGVHLGQEAEMVTDSLRALLLEASGYETKVFEFVSLEHTNKNKMILAVKRPEPVEPSALLEKIQGIKQFYGIQEHCLETLLQADGRF, from the coding sequence ATGTCAGTCGAACCTCTGCCCTCCGCCGCCACTGCCGCTCGCGACGAGTTTCTCGCCCTGCTGGAAATCAGCGTGGTGCAGAACACCCTGGTCAAGCTGCTGCTGAGCAAGTACCAGGGCGAGGAAGCCGAGCTGCAGCGCCTGACCATTCGCCCGGTAACGGTCAAAGGCCAGGCCTGCCTATCGTTCGTCTCCACCTACAAGACCCGCGACCTGACCAAGAACCTGCCTGTGGCCGAAGCCCTCGCACATATCGCCAGCCTGCTGCCGGCGGCGTTCAAGAACGCCCACCTGCTGTCGCTGACCGAGGATGTGCAGCTGACCTTCGGCAAGAAGGACAAGGCGCGCCTGTTCGTCGGCAAGGCTACCGAGCGCGAGGCGCCGGCCGCCGGCCATGACCGGGAGAAGAAGCGCTTCCTCGAACTGAGCCGACCGTTCCTCTCGGATCTGGGAGTGACCACCGCCAAGCACGAACTGGTGCCGGCGATGGCGCGCAAGTGGAAGCAGATCAACAAGTTCATCGAGGTGTTTTCCCACGCCCTGAGTCACTCGCCGCTGCAGCAGCGCGATCCGCAGCTGCCGATCCATGCCGTCGACTTCGGTTCGGGCAAGGGCTACCTGACCTTCGCCATGCACGACTACCTGCGCAACAGCCTGGGCCTGCAAGGCCAAGTCACTGGTGTGGAGCTGCGCGAAGACATGGTGCGCCTGGGCAACACGGCTGCCGCCCGCCTGGAGCAGCCGGGGCTGCGCTTCGAGCACGGCGATGTGCGCACCTACACCCCCGCCGCCATCGACGTGATGATCGCCCTGCACGCCTGCGACGTGGCCACCGACTACGCCCTGCACCTGGGCATTCGCAGCGGCGCGGCGATCATCATGTGCTCGCCCTGCTGCCATAAGCAGATCCGCCCGCAGATGCATACGCCGGCCATGCTCAAACCCATGCTGCAATACGGCGTACACCTTGGCCAGGAAGCCGAGATGGTCACCGACAGCCTGCGCGCCCTGCTGCTGGAAGCCAGCGGCTATGAGACCAAGGTGTTCGAGTTCGTCTCCCTGGAGCACACCAACAAGAACAAGATGATTCTGGCGGTGAAGCGCCCCGAGCCGGTGGAGCCGAGTGCGCTGCTGGAGAAGATCCAGGGCATCAAGCAGTTCTACGGGATTCAGGAGCACTGCCTGGAAACCCTGTTGCAGGCGGACGGGCGCTTTTAA
- a CDS encoding DNA-3-methyladenine glycosylase I — protein sequence MPRCFWCNDDPLYMTYHDEEWGVPQRDPQWLFEMLLLEGFQAGLSWITVLKKREHYRKVLFGFDAQRLARLTDDEIETLMQDPGIIRNRLKLKSARQNAQAWLKLEDPVTLLWSFVGGAPKINHFSGRGDVPAVTPEAEAMSKALKKLGFNFVGPTICYAYMQAAGMVMDHTRDCDRYAQLS from the coding sequence ATGCCGCGCTGTTTCTGGTGTAACGACGATCCGCTGTACATGACCTATCACGATGAAGAGTGGGGCGTGCCGCAGCGCGACCCGCAATGGCTGTTCGAAATGCTCTTGCTCGAAGGCTTTCAGGCCGGGCTGTCGTGGATCACCGTGCTGAAGAAGCGCGAGCACTACCGCAAGGTGTTGTTCGGCTTCGACGCGCAGCGCCTGGCGCGCCTGACCGATGACGAGATCGAGACCCTGATGCAGGACCCGGGCATCATCCGCAACCGCCTCAAGCTCAAGTCCGCGCGACAGAACGCCCAGGCCTGGCTCAAGCTGGAAGACCCGGTGACGCTGCTCTGGTCCTTCGTCGGCGGTGCGCCGAAGATCAATCACTTCAGCGGCCGTGGCGACGTGCCGGCGGTAACCCCGGAAGCCGAGGCGATGAGCAAGGCTTTGAAGAAACTGGGCTTCAACTTCGTCGGGCCGACCATCTGCTACGCCTACATGCAGGCCGCCGGCATGGTCATGGACCACACCCGCGACTGTGACCGCTACGCTCAATTGAGCTGA
- a CDS encoding lysophospholipid acyltransferase gives MEKLKGALVVGLLRLFALLPWRAVQAIGALIGWLNWKLPTRSREVVRINLRHCFPHMDEATRERLVGESLRDIGKTFTESACAWIWPSQKAFTLIRHVEGMEVLQQALDTGKGVVLITSHLGNWELLLQYVSSLCKPVILYRPLKLKAVDDMLVKQRVRLGNSVAPSTKEGILGLIKTVRRGGVAGIAADPEPSLSSGVFVPFLGVPALTSKFVPSLVNGHKATGVFMHALRLDDGSGYRLVFEAPAEALYGDDVEAAVAALNAGIEKQVRAAPSQYMWTMKRFKKRPPGEEKWY, from the coding sequence GTGGAGAAGCTCAAAGGCGCGCTGGTCGTCGGTCTGCTGCGTCTGTTCGCCCTGTTGCCATGGCGCGCGGTGCAGGCCATTGGCGCGCTGATCGGTTGGTTGAACTGGAAACTGCCGACCCGCTCGCGCGAGGTGGTGCGCATCAACCTGCGCCACTGCTTCCCGCACATGGACGAAGCCACCCGCGAGCGTCTGGTTGGCGAGAGCCTGCGCGATATCGGCAAGACCTTCACGGAAAGCGCCTGCGCGTGGATCTGGCCGTCGCAGAAAGCCTTTACCCTGATTCGCCATGTCGAAGGCATGGAGGTGCTGCAGCAGGCACTGGATACCGGCAAGGGCGTGGTACTGATTACCAGCCACCTGGGCAACTGGGAGCTGCTGTTGCAGTACGTCAGCTCGCTGTGCAAACCAGTGATTCTCTACCGTCCACTCAAGCTCAAGGCTGTCGACGACATGCTGGTCAAACAGCGTGTGCGCCTGGGCAATAGCGTGGCGCCGTCCACCAAGGAAGGCATTCTCGGCCTGATCAAGACCGTGCGCCGTGGTGGTGTAGCCGGGATCGCCGCCGATCCGGAACCGAGCCTCTCCAGTGGCGTATTCGTGCCCTTCCTCGGCGTTCCTGCATTGACCAGCAAGTTCGTGCCATCGCTGGTCAATGGGCACAAGGCGACCGGCGTGTTTATGCATGCCCTGCGCCTCGACGATGGCAGCGGTTATCGCCTGGTATTCGAAGCGCCTGCCGAAGCGTTGTACGGCGATGATGTGGAAGCAGCCGTGGCGGCGCTCAATGCCGGTATCGAAAAACAGGTGCGCGCCGCCCCCAGTCAGTACATGTGGACGATGAAGCGTTTCAAGAAGCGCCCGCCTGGCGAAGAGAAGTGGTATTGA
- a CDS encoding PilZ domain-containing protein gives MDNKRDHLRTPLKVQLRIDHPVHGQLLVMTRDISETGVFVVVDDAQSLLQVDEEVSGQVQGLPIEAPILKMKVVRVEPLGVGLSFLEKQ, from the coding sequence ATGGATAACAAGCGCGATCACCTGCGTACGCCGCTGAAAGTCCAGCTGCGCATCGACCACCCGGTGCATGGCCAACTGCTGGTGATGACCCGCGATATCTCCGAGACCGGCGTGTTCGTGGTGGTCGACGATGCGCAGAGCCTGCTGCAGGTCGACGAGGAAGTCAGCGGTCAGGTCCAGGGCCTGCCGATCGAGGCGCCCATCCTGAAGATGAAGGTGGTACGGGTCGAGCCGCTCGGCGTCGGCCTGAGCTTCCTGGAAAAGCAATAA
- a CDS encoding tetratricopeptide repeat protein, which produces MLESLERMLAKGVDNALLRFGLGKGYLDAGEPAQAAEHLQKCLGFDPGYSAAWKLLGKACQSQGLIEEARQAWHNGLEVARKRGDKQTEKEMQVFLRKLDKQHPERGSD; this is translated from the coding sequence ATGCTCGAATCCCTGGAGAGAATGCTGGCCAAGGGCGTCGACAACGCCCTGCTGCGCTTTGGCCTGGGCAAAGGCTACCTCGACGCCGGCGAGCCGGCGCAGGCCGCCGAACACCTGCAGAAATGCCTGGGCTTCGACCCCGGCTATTCGGCGGCGTGGAAGCTGCTCGGCAAGGCTTGCCAGAGCCAGGGGCTGATCGAGGAAGCGCGCCAGGCCTGGCACAACGGCCTGGAAGTGGCGCGCAAGCGCGGTGACAAGCAGACGGAAAAGGAGATGCAGGTATTCCTGCGCAAGCTGGACAAGCAACACCCGGAACGGGGTAGCGACTAG
- the trkA gene encoding Trk system potassium transporter TrkA: protein MKIIILGAGQVGGTLAEHLASEANDITVVDTDGDRLRDLGDRLDIRTVQGRGSFPTVLRQAGADDADMLVAVTNSDETNMVACQVAYTLFHTPTKIARVRESAYLTREALFNNEHIPVDVLISPEQVVTNYIKRLIEYPGALQVIDFAEGKAQLVAVKAYYGGPLVGQQLKQLRQHMPNVDTRVAAIFRRNRPIMPKGDTIIEADDEVFFIAARAHIRAVMSEMRRLEDSYKKVVIAGGGHIGERLAEAIESRYQVKIIEMNAARCRHLSDSLESTIVLQGSASDRDLLVEENINDADIFLALTNDDEANIMSSLLAKRLGARKVMTIINNPAYVDLVQGGDIDIAISPQLATIGTLLTHVRRGDIESVHSLRRGAAEAIEAIAHGDAKSSKVVGKAIGEIDLPPGTTIGAIIRDEEVLIAHDATRIESGDHVILFLVDKKYIRDVERLFQVGLTFF, encoded by the coding sequence ATGAAAATCATCATTCTCGGCGCCGGCCAGGTTGGCGGCACACTGGCGGAACACCTGGCCAGCGAGGCCAACGACATCACCGTGGTCGACACCGACGGCGACCGCCTGCGCGACCTCGGCGACCGCCTCGACATCCGCACCGTGCAAGGCCGCGGCTCGTTCCCCACGGTGCTGCGCCAGGCCGGTGCCGACGATGCCGACATGCTGGTGGCAGTGACCAACAGCGACGAAACCAACATGGTCGCCTGCCAGGTCGCCTACACCCTGTTCCACACGCCGACCAAGATCGCCCGCGTGCGCGAGTCGGCCTACCTGACCCGCGAGGCGCTGTTCAACAACGAGCACATCCCGGTCGACGTGCTGATCAGCCCCGAACAGGTGGTGACCAACTACATCAAGCGCCTGATCGAATACCCCGGCGCGCTGCAAGTCATCGACTTCGCCGAGGGCAAGGCTCAGCTGGTCGCGGTCAAGGCCTACTACGGTGGGCCCCTGGTCGGCCAGCAGCTCAAGCAACTGCGCCAGCACATGCCCAACGTCGACACCCGCGTCGCCGCAATCTTCCGCCGCAACCGGCCGATCATGCCCAAGGGCGACACCATCATCGAGGCCGACGACGAGGTGTTCTTCATCGCCGCCCGGGCGCACATCCGCGCGGTGATGAGCGAGATGCGCCGCCTCGAGGACAGCTACAAGAAGGTGGTGATCGCCGGCGGCGGGCACATTGGCGAGCGCCTCGCCGAGGCCATCGAAAGCCGCTACCAGGTGAAGATCATCGAGATGAATGCGGCGCGCTGCCGCCACCTCTCGGACAGCCTGGAAAGCACCATCGTCCTGCAGGGCAGCGCCTCCGACCGCGACCTGCTGGTGGAAGAGAACATCAACGACGCCGACATCTTCCTCGCCCTGACCAACGACGACGAGGCCAACATCATGTCGTCCCTGCTGGCCAAGCGCCTGGGCGCGCGCAAGGTGATGACCATCATCAACAACCCGGCCTACGTCGACCTGGTCCAGGGCGGCGACATCGACATCGCCATCAGCCCGCAGCTGGCCACCATCGGCACCCTGCTGACCCACGTGCGCCGCGGCGACATCGAGAGCGTGCACTCGCTACGACGCGGCGCGGCCGAAGCCATCGAGGCCATCGCCCACGGCGACGCCAAGTCGAGCAAGGTGGTGGGCAAGGCCATCGGCGAAATCGACCTGCCGCCAGGCACCACCATCGGCGCGATCATCCGCGACGAGGAAGTGCTGATCGCCCACGACGCCACGCGCATCGAGAGCGGTGACCACGTGATCCTGTTCCTCGTCGACAAGAAGTACATCCGCGACGTGGAGCGCCTGTTCCAGGTCGGCCTGACCTTCTTCTGA
- the rsmB gene encoding 16S rRNA (cytosine(967)-C(5))-methyltransferase RsmB: MNPRLAAARALASVLNGKASLGSSLPPLLDKVDARDRGLAQDLAFGAARWQPRLALLAEKLLQKPFKAADRDVEALLLVGLYQLFYTRIPAHAAIGETVACIDTLKKTSLKGLLNAVLRNAQRDSESLFASLDRDPVLHTAHPRWLQKALKAHWPEHWQAICAANNAHPPLILRVNRRHGSRDAYLAELREAGIAAESCTFSRDGIRLLEAQDVKTLPGFAEGRVSVQDEAAQLAADLLDLAPGQRVLDACAAPGGKTCHLLEAEPGLSEVIALDLEPNRLLRVRENLERLGLDATLIAADGRDTAHWWDGKPFQRILLDAPCSATGVIRRHPDIKLTRQPDDIAALAVLQGELLDALWATLEVGGVLLYATCSVLPPENSDTIAAFLARTPGARELDIAAPPGQPTAGLKPAHGRQLLPQVDGHDGFYYAKLIKIAAAARG, translated from the coding sequence ATGAATCCGCGCCTGGCCGCCGCCCGCGCCCTGGCCAGCGTGCTCAACGGCAAGGCTTCTTTGGGCAGCAGCCTGCCGCCGCTGCTGGACAAGGTCGACGCCCGGGACCGCGGCCTGGCCCAGGACCTGGCCTTCGGTGCCGCGCGCTGGCAACCGCGCCTGGCCCTGCTCGCCGAGAAGCTGTTGCAGAAGCCGTTCAAGGCCGCCGACCGCGATGTCGAGGCGTTGCTGCTGGTCGGTCTGTACCAGCTGTTCTACACGCGTATCCCGGCTCATGCCGCCATCGGCGAGACCGTCGCCTGCATCGACACGCTGAAGAAGACCTCGCTCAAGGGCCTGCTCAACGCCGTGCTGCGCAACGCCCAGCGCGACAGCGAAAGCCTCTTCGCCAGCCTGGACCGCGACCCGGTGCTGCACACCGCACACCCGCGCTGGTTGCAGAAGGCGCTCAAGGCGCACTGGCCAGAGCACTGGCAGGCGATCTGCGCCGCCAACAATGCCCATCCGCCGCTGATCCTGCGCGTCAACCGTCGCCACGGCAGCCGTGACGCCTACCTCGCCGAACTGCGCGAAGCCGGCATCGCGGCCGAGTCCTGTACGTTCAGCCGCGACGGCATCCGCCTGCTCGAAGCTCAGGATGTGAAGACCCTGCCGGGCTTCGCCGAAGGCCGCGTCAGCGTGCAGGACGAGGCTGCGCAACTGGCGGCCGACCTGCTCGACCTGGCGCCCGGTCAGCGCGTACTGGATGCCTGCGCCGCGCCCGGCGGCAAGACCTGCCACCTGCTCGAGGCCGAGCCAGGGCTGAGCGAAGTGATTGCCCTCGACCTGGAACCCAATCGTCTGCTGCGGGTGCGCGAGAACCTCGAGCGCCTCGGTCTGGATGCCACGCTGATCGCCGCCGATGGCCGTGACACGGCGCACTGGTGGGACGGCAAGCCGTTCCAGCGCATCCTCCTCGATGCACCGTGTTCCGCCACCGGGGTGATCCGTCGCCACCCGGACATCAAGCTGACCCGCCAGCCCGACGACATCGCCGCGCTGGCCGTGCTGCAGGGCGAGCTGCTCGATGCCCTGTGGGCGACGCTGGAGGTCGGCGGTGTGCTGCTCTACGCCACCTGCTCGGTGCTGCCGCCGGAGAACAGCGACACCATCGCCGCCTTCCTCGCTCGCACACCGGGCGCCCGTGAGCTGGATATCGCCGCCCCGCCCGGCCAGCCTACCGCCGGCCTCAAACCGGCTCACGGCCGTCAGCTGCTGCCACAGGTCGACGGCCATGACGGCTTCTACTATGCCAAGCTGATCAAGATCGCCGCGGCAGCCCGCGGCTGA
- the fmt gene encoding methionyl-tRNA formyltransferase codes for MRIVFAGTPEFAAQHLQALLDAGRQVVAVYTQPDRPAGRGQKLTPSPVKQLALAHDIPVLQPPTLRAAEAQAELAALAPDLMVVVAYGLILPQVVLDIPRLGCINSHASLLPRWRGAAPIQRAVQAGDAESGVTVMRMEAGLDTGPMLLKVTTPISASDTGGSLHDRLAELGPQAVLQAIDGLQAGTLHGEVQDDSLATYAHKLNKDEARLDWARPALELERLIRAFNPWPICHSTLNGEPLKVLAASLGEGSGLPGTIIAASRDGLTVACGASALRLTRLQLPGGKPLAFSDLYNSRREQFALGLVLGQ; via the coding sequence ATGCGCATCGTCTTTGCCGGCACCCCCGAATTCGCTGCCCAGCACCTGCAGGCCCTGCTCGACGCCGGGCGTCAGGTGGTGGCCGTCTACACCCAGCCCGACCGCCCCGCAGGCCGTGGGCAGAAGCTCACGCCCAGCCCGGTCAAGCAGCTGGCGCTGGCGCACGACATCCCCGTGCTGCAGCCGCCAACCCTGCGCGCCGCCGAAGCCCAGGCCGAACTGGCGGCGCTGGCCCCGGACCTGATGGTGGTGGTCGCCTACGGCCTGATCCTGCCGCAGGTGGTGCTGGATATCCCGCGCCTGGGCTGCATCAACAGCCATGCCTCGCTGCTGCCGCGCTGGCGTGGCGCCGCACCGATCCAGCGCGCGGTGCAGGCCGGTGACGCTGAAAGCGGTGTCACGGTGATGCGCATGGAAGCGGGGCTCGACACCGGCCCGATGCTGCTCAAGGTGACCACGCCGATCTCCGCCAGCGATACCGGCGGCAGCCTGCACGATCGTCTCGCCGAACTCGGGCCACAGGCGGTGCTGCAGGCCATCGACGGCCTGCAGGCCGGCACGCTGCACGGCGAGGTGCAGGACGACAGCCTCGCCACCTACGCCCACAAGCTGAACAAAGACGAAGCGCGCCTCGACTGGGCGCGCCCGGCACTTGAGCTGGAACGCCTGATCCGCGCCTTCAACCCCTGGCCGATCTGCCACAGCACGCTGAATGGCGAGCCGCTCAAGGTGCTCGCCGCCAGCCTGGGCGAAGGCAGCGGCTTACCAGGAACCATCATCGCCGCCAGTCGCGACGGCCTGACCGTGGCCTGCGGCGCAAGCGCCCTGCGCCTGACCCGCCTGCAACTGCCCGGCGGCAAGCCACTGGCCTTCAGCGACCTGTACAACAGCCGTCGCGAGCAGTTCGCCCTAGGCCTGGTTCTCGGTCAATGA
- the def gene encoding peptide deformylase, producing MAILNILEFPDPRLRTIARPVTVFDDALHKLIDDMFETMYAAPGIGLAATQINVHKRLVVMDLSEDKSEPRVFINPEFESLTEQMDQYQEGCLSVPGFYENVDRPQKVKIKAQDKHGEPYELIAEGLLAVCIQHECDHLNGKLFVDYLSTLKRDRIKKKLEKQHRQQA from the coding sequence ATGGCGATTCTAAACATCCTCGAATTTCCCGATCCGCGCCTGCGCACCATTGCCAGGCCGGTCACCGTGTTCGACGACGCGCTGCACAAGCTGATCGACGACATGTTCGAGACCATGTACGCCGCACCGGGCATCGGCCTCGCTGCAACGCAGATCAATGTGCACAAGCGCCTGGTGGTCATGGACCTCTCGGAAGACAAGAGCGAGCCGCGGGTTTTCATCAACCCGGAGTTCGAATCGCTGACCGAGCAGATGGACCAGTACCAGGAAGGCTGCCTGTCGGTACCCGGCTTCTACGAGAACGTCGACCGCCCGCAGAAGGTCAAGATCAAGGCCCAGGACAAGCACGGCGAGCCCTATGAACTGATCGCCGAAGGCCTGCTCGCAGTGTGCATCCAGCACGAGTGCGATCACCTCAACGGCAAGCTGTTCGTCGACTACCTGTCTACCCTCAAGCGCGACAGGATCAAGAAGAAGCTGGAAAAGCAGCACCGCCAGCAGGCTTGA
- a CDS encoding LysM peptidoglycan-binding domain-containing protein, with protein MRKSLLALLLLAVGGLAQAEVQLKEGHPDRYTVVKGDTLWDISGKFLSQPWKWPELWHANPQIENPHLIYPGDTLSLVYIDGQPRLQLNRGASRGTVKLSPHVRSTPIADAIPTIPLEAINSFLLSNRIVDTPEEFAGQPYIVAGNAERVVSGSGDRIYARGSFSKTDPVYGIFRQGKIYTDPDTKEFLGINADDIGTGEVVAEEGDIATIAVSRSTQEVRLGDRLFPTEERAVNSTFMPSEPEGDINGLILDVPRGVNRVGQFDVVTINKGKVDGLKEGNVLAVYKTGETVRDRITGELLKIPDERSGLLMVFRAYEKLSYGLVLYATRDLALLDKVKNP; from the coding sequence ATGAGGAAATCACTACTCGCCCTGCTGCTTCTCGCCGTTGGCGGTCTGGCCCAGGCAGAAGTGCAGCTCAAGGAAGGTCATCCGGACCGCTACACCGTGGTCAAGGGCGATACCCTCTGGGATATCTCGGGCAAGTTCCTCAGCCAGCCCTGGAAATGGCCGGAGCTGTGGCACGCCAACCCGCAGATCGAAAACCCACATCTGATCTACCCGGGCGATACCCTGAGCCTCGTCTACATCGACGGCCAGCCGCGCCTGCAGCTCAATCGCGGCGCCTCGCGCGGTACCGTCAAGCTGTCGCCGCATGTGCGCAGCACCCCGATCGCCGATGCCATCCCGACCATCCCGCTGGAGGCGATCAATAGCTTCCTGCTGAGCAACCGCATCGTCGACACCCCGGAAGAGTTCGCTGGTCAGCCCTACATTGTCGCCGGCAACGCCGAGCGCGTGGTCAGTGGCTCGGGTGACCGGATCTACGCGCGTGGCAGCTTCAGTAAAACCGACCCGGTCTATGGCATCTTCCGTCAGGGCAAGATCTACACCGACCCGGATACCAAGGAATTCCTCGGTATCAACGCCGACGACATCGGTACCGGTGAAGTCGTAGCCGAAGAAGGCGATATCGCCACCATCGCTGTTAGCCGTTCCACTCAGGAAGTGCGCCTCGGTGACCGTCTGTTCCCCACCGAAGAGCGTGCGGTGAACTCGACCTTCATGCCGAGCGAGCCGGAAGGCGACATCAATGGCTTGATTCTCGATGTGCCGCGTGGCGTCAACCGTGTCGGTCAGTTCGACGTGGTGACCATCAACAAGGGCAAGGTCGACGGCCTCAAGGAAGGCAACGTCCTCGCCGTCTACAAGACTGGCGAGACCGTGCGTGATCGCATCACTGGTGAACTGTTGAAGATCCCGGATGAGCGCTCCGGCTTGCTGATGGTATTCCGCGCCTACGAGAAGCTCAGCTACGGTCTGGTGCTCTACGCCACCCGCGACCTGGCCTTGCTCGACAAGGTGAAGAACCCGTAA
- the dprA gene encoding DNA-processing protein DprA yields the protein MTPISPSELEARLRLHCLPELGPRRFRRLLDAFGSASSALSAPAAAWRALGLPAACAEARRSPLVRQRAAEALAWLEQPDQHLLMWDHAEYPALLAELSDAPPLLFVAGDPSLLERPQLAMVGSRRASRAGLDTASAFARSLAGGGFVITSGLALGIDGAAHEGALAVAGKTVAVLGTGLLRLYPQRHVGLAARIAAEGGALVSELPLDCPPQASNFPRRNRIISGLSLGVLVVEASPSSGSLITARLAAEQGREVYAIPGSIHHPGARGCHQLIRDGATLVESVEHILEALRGWQTPLPSAEPEVTDEHPLLVQLRAAPHSSESLALACGLDLGQTLAALTDLELEGRVTCEAGRWVHRAG from the coding sequence ATGACCCCGATATCGCCCTCCGAACTCGAGGCGCGTCTGCGTCTGCACTGCCTGCCCGAACTCGGGCCACGGCGTTTTCGCCGCCTGCTCGATGCCTTCGGCTCTGCCTCCTCCGCGCTCAGTGCACCCGCCGCTGCCTGGCGAGCCCTTGGCTTGCCGGCCGCATGTGCCGAAGCGCGGCGCAGCCCGCTGGTTCGCCAGCGTGCCGCCGAGGCGCTGGCCTGGCTGGAGCAGCCGGACCAGCATCTGCTGATGTGGGACCACGCGGAATACCCGGCGCTGCTGGCCGAGCTAAGCGACGCCCCGCCGCTGCTGTTCGTGGCCGGCGATCCAAGCCTGCTCGAGCGGCCGCAGCTGGCCATGGTCGGTAGCCGTCGCGCGAGCCGGGCCGGGTTGGACACCGCCAGTGCCTTCGCCCGCAGCCTGGCAGGCGGTGGGTTCGTCATCACCAGTGGCCTGGCCCTGGGGATCGATGGCGCGGCGCACGAGGGTGCCCTGGCCGTCGCCGGCAAGACCGTGGCCGTACTCGGCACCGGCCTGCTGCGGCTATACCCGCAGCGGCATGTCGGCCTGGCTGCGCGGATCGCCGCCGAAGGTGGGGCGCTGGTCTCGGAGCTGCCGCTGGATTGCCCGCCACAGGCGAGCAACTTCCCGCGGCGTAACCGCATCATCAGCGGCCTTTCTCTGGGTGTGCTGGTGGTCGAGGCGAGCCCTTCCAGTGGTTCGCTGATCACTGCGCGCCTGGCGGCCGAACAGGGCCGCGAGGTGTACGCCATCCCCGGCTCGATTCACCATCCCGGCGCACGTGGCTGCCATCAGCTGATCCGCGACGGTGCGACCCTGGTGGAAAGCGTCGAGCACATTCTCGAAGCCCTGCGTGGCTGGCAGACGCCGCTACCGTCAGCCGAGCCCGAGGTAACCGATGAACATCCGCTGCTGGTACAGCTGCGTGCGGCGCCGCACAGCAGCGAGAGCCTGGCGCTCGCCTGCGGCCTCGACCTGGGCCAGACCCTGGCTGCCCTGACCGATCTGGAGCTGGAAGGGCGCGTCACCTGCGAAGCCGGGCGCTGGGTACACCGCGCCGGCTGA